In Xenorhabdus ishibashii, the following are encoded in one genomic region:
- the ribA gene encoding GTP cyclohydrolase II: MQLKRVAEAKLPTPWGEFLMIGFEEIKTGRDHVALVFGDISGDEPVLSRIHSECLTGDALFSLRCDCGFQLEAALSQISQEGRGILLYHRQEGRNIGLLNKIRAYALQDQGIDTVEANHQLGFAADERDFTLCSDMYKLLNINSVRLLTNNPKKVEIMIEAGINIIERVPLIVGRNPQNAHYLDTKASRMGHMLFKSS, encoded by the coding sequence ATACAGCTAAAACGAGTAGCTGAAGCAAAATTACCTACGCCATGGGGCGAGTTTTTAATGATTGGATTTGAAGAAATCAAAACAGGCCGCGATCATGTTGCCCTTGTTTTCGGTGATATTTCTGGTGATGAACCTGTACTATCGCGTATCCATTCTGAATGCCTCACTGGTGATGCTTTATTCAGCCTAAGATGCGATTGTGGTTTCCAGTTAGAGGCGGCGCTTTCGCAAATTAGTCAGGAAGGCCGTGGCATTCTGCTCTATCACCGCCAAGAAGGCCGCAATATTGGCCTGCTGAATAAAATTCGTGCCTATGCTTTACAAGATCAAGGTATTGATACTGTTGAGGCTAACCACCAATTAGGTTTTGCTGCCGATGAAAGAGATTTCACCCTGTGCTCAGACATGTATAAGCTTTTGAATATTAATTCTGTTCGTCTTCTTACTAACAACCCTAAAAAAGTTGAAATCATGATAGAAGCGGGTATTAATATCATCGAACGTGTCCCATTGATTGTAGGGCGCAACCCTCAAAATGCTCACTATTTGGATACCAAAGCCAGCCGAATGGGTCATATGCTGTTCAAATCAAGCTAA
- the topA gene encoding type I DNA topoisomerase, which translates to MAKALVIVESPAKAKTINKYLGNDYVVKSSVGHIRDLPTSGTVSQKSSSSSSDKNKKKVKKDEKTALIIRMGVDPYHGWEANYQILPGKEKVVSELKTLAEKADHIYLATDLDREGEAIAWHLREVIGGDDSRFSRVVFNEITKNAITQAFDNPGELNLDRVNAQQARRFMDRVVGYMVSPLLWKKVARGLSAGRVQSVAVRLVVEREREIKAFVPEEYWQLHADLMAKDNIALHMEVTHEKGKPFKPVNAQQTQSAVSLLEKARYKVIEREDRPTSSKPSAPFITSTLQQAASTRLGFGVKKTMMMAQRLYEAGYITYMRTDSTNLSQDALEMVRGYISHHFGDKYLPKSVNVYSSKENSQEAHEAIRPSDVNVIAEELKDMETDAQKLYQLIWRQFIACQMTPAKYDSTTLIVQAGDFELRAKGRTLRFDGWTKVMPTLRKGDEDNTLPVVEVGTELDLQQLVPSQHFTKPPARFSEASLVRELEKRGIGRPSTYASIISTIQERGYVRVENRRFYAEKMGEIVNDRLEENFNELMNYDFTARMEDQLDHVANNDANWKGVLDEFFSNFSEQLDVASKEPDEGGMRPNPMVITSIECPTCSRPMGIRTATTGVFLGCSGYALSPKERCKQTINLIPENEILNILEGDDAETNALRARPRCKKCGTAMDSYLIDTQRKLHVCGSNPECDGYEVEEGEFRIKGYDGPIVECDKCGSEMHLKMGRFGKYMGCTNEGCKNTRKILRNGEVAPPKEDPVPLPELACEKSDAYFVLRDGAAGVFLAANTFPKSRETRAPLVEELVRFKDRLSEKLRYLAEAPVADPEGNKTVVRFSRKTKQQYVSSEKNGRATGWAAFFIEGAWVVKEK; encoded by the coding sequence ATGGCTAAAGCTCTTGTTATAGTAGAATCCCCGGCAAAAGCCAAAACAATCAATAAATATCTGGGGAATGACTACGTTGTAAAATCCAGTGTAGGGCATATCCGTGATTTGCCGACGAGTGGAACAGTGAGTCAAAAGAGTTCAAGCTCATCTAGCGATAAGAATAAAAAGAAAGTAAAAAAAGATGAGAAAACGGCGCTAATCATTCGTATGGGCGTCGATCCTTATCATGGCTGGGAAGCAAACTATCAAATTTTGCCAGGCAAGGAAAAAGTTGTTTCAGAGCTGAAAACGCTGGCTGAAAAAGCCGATCATATCTATCTTGCAACGGATCTTGACCGCGAGGGGGAGGCTATTGCATGGCACCTGCGGGAAGTAATTGGTGGGGATGATTCCCGTTTCAGTCGGGTTGTATTCAATGAAATTACCAAAAATGCGATCACACAGGCTTTTGATAATCCTGGTGAATTGAATCTTGACCGTGTGAATGCCCAGCAAGCGCGTCGTTTTATGGATCGCGTTGTAGGTTATATGGTTTCTCCGCTACTGTGGAAAAAAGTGGCCAGAGGCTTATCCGCTGGGCGGGTGCAATCTGTCGCAGTCCGTCTTGTGGTTGAGCGGGAACGGGAAATTAAGGCATTTGTACCAGAGGAATATTGGCAACTGCACGCGGATTTAATGGCGAAGGATAATATTGCCCTTCATATGGAAGTGACCCATGAGAAGGGAAAACCATTTAAGCCCGTAAATGCGCAACAAACGCAGTCAGCAGTATCTTTGCTTGAAAAAGCGAGGTACAAAGTCATTGAGCGTGAAGATCGCCCGACATCCAGTAAGCCGAGTGCACCATTCATTACCTCAACATTGCAACAGGCTGCAAGTACACGGCTTGGATTTGGGGTTAAGAAAACCATGATGATGGCCCAACGCCTATATGAAGCTGGGTATATCACTTATATGCGTACAGACTCAACTAACTTGAGTCAGGATGCGTTGGAAATGGTTCGTGGTTATATCAGTCACCATTTTGGTGATAAATACTTGCCAAAGAGTGTTAACGTTTACAGTAGCAAGGAAAACTCTCAGGAAGCCCATGAGGCGATTCGCCCTTCTGATGTTAATGTCATAGCAGAAGAATTGAAAGATATGGAAACTGATGCACAAAAATTGTATCAGCTTATCTGGCGTCAATTCATTGCTTGTCAGATGACACCTGCGAAATATGATTCCACGACATTGATCGTGCAAGCTGGTGATTTTGAGCTACGTGCCAAAGGCCGTACACTGCGTTTTGATGGTTGGACAAAAGTAATGCCGACTTTGCGCAAAGGCGATGAAGATAATACTTTGCCAGTTGTTGAAGTGGGCACAGAGCTTGATTTGCAACAGTTGGTACCAAGCCAGCATTTTACAAAACCTCCTGCGCGTTTTAGTGAAGCGTCCTTGGTCAGAGAATTGGAAAAACGCGGAATTGGTCGTCCATCGACTTATGCATCAATTATCTCAACTATTCAAGAGCGTGGTTATGTTCGCGTTGAGAATCGACGGTTCTACGCAGAGAAAATGGGTGAAATTGTTAATGATCGTTTGGAAGAAAACTTCAACGAATTGATGAACTACGATTTTACGGCAAGAATGGAAGACCAGCTCGATCATGTAGCCAATAATGATGCGAATTGGAAAGGCGTTCTGGACGAATTTTTCTCTAATTTCAGTGAGCAGCTTGATGTAGCCAGCAAAGAACCAGATGAAGGTGGTATGCGCCCGAACCCGATGGTGATTACCTCAATTGAGTGCCCGACCTGTAGCCGCCCAATGGGAATTCGTACTGCGACAACAGGGGTATTTCTTGGTTGCTCTGGTTATGCGTTATCACCTAAAGAGCGATGCAAACAGACGATTAACCTTATCCCGGAAAATGAAATCCTAAATATCCTGGAAGGGGATGATGCTGAAACCAATGCATTGCGTGCCCGTCCTCGCTGTAAAAAATGTGGTACAGCGATGGACAGTTATTTGATTGACACTCAACGTAAATTGCACGTATGTGGTAGTAACCCAGAATGTGATGGTTATGAAGTTGAAGAAGGTGAATTCCGCATTAAGGGTTATGATGGGCCGATAGTTGAGTGTGATAAGTGCGGTTCAGAAATGCACCTGAAAATGGGGCGTTTTGGTAAATATATGGGTTGTACGAACGAAGGATGTAAAAATACCCGTAAAATTTTGCGTAATGGGGAAGTGGCACCGCCGAAAGAAGATCCGGTTCCATTACCTGAACTGGCGTGTGAAAAATCGGATGCCTACTTTGTCCTGCGTGATGGCGCGGCTGGTGTATTTTTAGCAGCCAACACTTTCCCTAAATCTCGCGAAACGCGAGCACCATTGGTTGAAGAGCTTGTTCGGTTCAAAGATCGTTTATCGGAGAAACTGCGTTATTTAGCAGAAGCACCTGTTGCTGATCCTGAAGGGAATAAAACAGTTGTCCGTTTTAGCCGTAAAACTAAGCAGCAATACGTTTCGTCAGAGAAAAATGGCAGAGCTACCGGATGGGCTGCATTTTTTATTGAAGGGGCTTGGGTTGTGAAAGAAAAGTAA
- the acnA gene encoding aconitate hydratase AcnA has protein sequence MSFKLKTDSASTLSIGSKSTGSKTYHYYSLPLLSQQLGDISRLPKSLKILLENLLRHVDGESVVEDDLRELVEWQKTGHADREIAYRPARVLMQDFTGVPAVVDLAAMREAVLRLGGNVEQVNPLSPVDLVIDHSVMVDKFGTEQAFSENVQIEMVRNYERYLFLRWGQKAFNRFRVVPPGTGICHQVNLEYLGKAVWYENQDGKDFAYPDTLVGTDSHTTMINGLGVLGWGVGGIEAEAAMLGQPVSMLIPDVVGFKLTGKLQEGITATDLVLTVTQMLRQHGVVGKFVEFYGDGLSDLPLADRATIANMSPEYGATCGFFPVDDITLDYMRLTGRHEEEIALVEAYCKTQGLWRNTGDEPIFTSTLELDMSTVEASLAGPRRPQDRVALGNVPQAFQSAMELDIHKTQEHSSAVSVTLDNQTFSLQDGAVAIAAITSCTNTSNPSVLMTAGLLAKKAVEKGLHRQPWVKTSLAPGSKVVTSYLELAGFMPYLEKLGFNLVGYGCTTCIGNSGPLPDPIEAAIKQSDLTVGAVLSGNRNFEGRIHPLVKTNWLASPPLVVAYALSGSMKKDLTREPIGKDQQGNDVYLKDIWPDSTEVAEAIGKVRTEMFHKEYDSVFDGDESWQSLRVESSANYAWQPDSTYIRHPPFFSDMTAKPKPVTDIHQAHILAILGDSVTTDHISPAGNIKADSPAGRYLQEHGVAPEDFNSYGSRRGNHEVMMRGTFANIRIRNEMVSVEGGYTRHIPSQSQLAIYDAAMRYQEEKTPLAIIAGKEYGSGSSRDWAAKGTRLLGVRVVIAESFERIHRSNLIGMGILPLEFPQGVSRKTLNLTGEERIDITGLSDIQPGQTIVVKMTYANGREIVIDTRCRIDTGTELAYFYHDGILHYVIRNMLK, from the coding sequence ATGTCGTTTAAATTGAAAACGGACAGTGCTTCAACGCTCTCGATTGGAAGCAAATCCACTGGCAGTAAAACCTATCACTATTACAGCTTACCTCTGTTATCTCAACAATTGGGCGATATATCCCGCCTGCCAAAGTCTCTGAAAATTCTGCTCGAAAATCTCTTGCGCCATGTTGATGGTGAATCAGTTGTGGAAGATGATTTGCGGGAGCTGGTGGAATGGCAGAAAACCGGCCATGCAGACAGGGAAATTGCTTATCGCCCCGCTCGCGTACTTATGCAGGATTTTACAGGTGTGCCGGCTGTCGTGGATCTTGCTGCAATGCGGGAAGCCGTGTTGAGACTCGGCGGAAATGTAGAACAGGTTAATCCGTTATCTCCGGTTGATTTGGTGATTGACCATTCAGTGATGGTTGATAAATTTGGCACTGAACAGGCATTTTCAGAAAACGTTCAGATAGAGATGGTACGTAACTATGAACGTTATCTGTTTTTACGTTGGGGGCAGAAAGCTTTTAACCGTTTTCGCGTTGTCCCTCCTGGAACGGGGATTTGCCATCAGGTTAACCTGGAATATCTGGGAAAGGCCGTCTGGTATGAAAATCAGGATGGTAAGGACTTTGCCTATCCTGATACGTTAGTCGGAACGGATTCTCACACAACCATGATTAATGGATTGGGCGTTTTGGGGTGGGGCGTGGGGGGAATTGAAGCCGAGGCGGCGATGCTGGGGCAGCCAGTTTCCATGCTGATCCCAGATGTTGTTGGCTTTAAACTGACCGGAAAACTGCAAGAAGGGATCACAGCAACTGATCTGGTATTGACTGTGACACAAATGTTGCGTCAGCATGGTGTTGTGGGCAAATTTGTTGAATTTTATGGTGATGGGTTATCTGATTTGCCACTGGCAGATCGGGCAACTATTGCCAATATGTCCCCTGAATATGGTGCGACTTGTGGTTTCTTCCCTGTTGATGACATTACATTAGACTATATGCGTTTAACGGGGCGCCATGAAGAAGAAATTGCTTTGGTTGAAGCGTATTGCAAAACTCAGGGGTTATGGCGTAATACGGGGGATGAACCTATTTTTACCAGCACCCTAGAGTTGGACATGTCGACGGTTGAAGCAAGTTTAGCTGGGCCGAGACGTCCTCAAGACAGAGTTGCATTGGGAAATGTACCACAGGCTTTTCAGTCCGCCATGGAATTGGATATCCATAAAACTCAAGAGCACTCATCAGCGGTATCAGTGACTTTAGATAACCAAACCTTTTCATTGCAAGATGGTGCTGTGGCGATTGCTGCCATTACCTCTTGCACAAACACCTCTAACCCCAGTGTATTGATGACAGCGGGATTACTTGCCAAAAAAGCGGTTGAAAAAGGTTTGCACCGTCAACCATGGGTTAAAACTTCGCTGGCTCCAGGCTCTAAAGTTGTGACAAGTTATCTGGAACTGGCAGGTTTCATGCCATATCTGGAAAAATTGGGTTTTAATTTAGTGGGGTATGGTTGTACCACCTGCATAGGTAATTCAGGGCCATTGCCTGATCCTATTGAAGCTGCGATTAAGCAATCTGATCTCACCGTTGGGGCAGTGCTTTCCGGTAATCGAAATTTTGAAGGGCGCATTCATCCTTTAGTAAAAACTAACTGGCTGGCATCACCACCGCTGGTGGTAGCTTATGCACTTTCCGGCAGTATGAAAAAGGATCTGACGCGAGAACCTATCGGAAAAGATCAGCAAGGTAATGATGTTTACTTGAAGGATATTTGGCCTGATAGTACAGAAGTTGCAGAAGCGATTGGAAAAGTCAGAACCGAAATGTTTCATAAAGAATACGATTCTGTGTTTGATGGTGACGAAAGTTGGCAATCTCTGCGTGTCGAAAGTTCAGCGAATTATGCTTGGCAACCAGACTCCACCTATATACGGCACCCACCTTTCTTCAGTGATATGACAGCTAAACCTAAACCGGTTACAGACATTCATCAGGCTCACATTTTGGCGATATTGGGGGACTCAGTTACGACGGATCATATTTCCCCTGCGGGAAACATCAAGGCTGATAGTCCTGCTGGACGTTACTTACAAGAACATGGCGTTGCTCCAGAAGATTTTAACTCTTATGGCTCAAGACGTGGCAACCATGAAGTTATGATGCGAGGAACGTTTGCCAATATTCGTATTCGTAATGAAATGGTATCGGTTGAAGGAGGATATACCCGTCATATTCCCTCACAATCCCAACTTGCTATTTATGATGCCGCTATGCGTTATCAGGAAGAAAAAACACCATTAGCTATTATTGCAGGTAAAGAATATGGTTCAGGATCAAGCCGTGACTGGGCGGCAAAAGGGACAAGATTACTAGGGGTTAGGGTTGTGATTGCGGAATCTTTTGAACGTATCCACCGTTCCAACTTGATTGGTATGGGCATTTTGCCATTGGAGTTTCCTCAAGGTGTTAGCCGCAAGACGTTAAACCTGACGGGAGAGGAGCGAATTGATATTACAGGATTATCTGACATTCAGCCTGGACAGACGATTGTAGTGAAAATGACTTATGCCAACGGACGGGAGATTGTGATTGATACCCGTTGTCGCATTGATACAGGAACAGAACTGGCTTACTTCTATCATGATGGTATTTTACATTATGTGATTCGTAATATGTTGAAATAA
- the cysB gene encoding HTH-type transcriptional regulator CysB, which produces MKLQQLRYIVEVVNHNLNVSSTAEGLYTSQPGISKQVRMLEDELGIQIFARSGKHLTHVTPAGEEIVRISREVLSKIDSIRSVASEHTYPDRGSLYIATTHTQARYALPPVIKGFIERYPNVSLHMHQGSPTQIAEEVCKGNSDFAIATEALHLYSDLIMLPCYHWNRSVVVTKDHPLANRQNVTIEELAEYPIVTYTFGFTGRSELDVAFDRVGLKPKIVFTATDADVIKTYVRLGLGVGVIASMAIEPVQDSDLVRIDMRDQFGYSTTKIGFRRSSFLRSYMYDFIWRFAPHLTRDVVDKAIALRSNEEIEEMFKDIELPII; this is translated from the coding sequence ATGAAATTACAGCAATTGCGTTATATTGTAGAGGTGGTTAATCACAATCTAAATGTATCTTCTACAGCAGAAGGGTTATATACCTCTCAACCGGGGATCAGTAAACAAGTCAGGATGCTCGAAGATGAGCTGGGGATCCAGATATTTGCTCGTAGTGGTAAACATTTGACGCACGTGACTCCGGCTGGTGAAGAAATTGTCCGTATTTCACGTGAGGTCCTGTCAAAAATTGATTCAATTCGTTCTGTTGCCAGTGAACACACCTATCCTGATCGTGGTTCTTTATATATAGCAACCACTCATACACAAGCAAGATATGCTTTACCTCCTGTTATTAAGGGCTTTATTGAACGTTATCCTAATGTATCACTGCACATGCATCAAGGTTCTCCAACGCAAATTGCGGAAGAGGTATGCAAAGGAAATAGTGATTTTGCGATAGCAACAGAAGCACTTCATCTCTATAGCGATCTGATTATGTTGCCTTGTTATCATTGGAACCGTTCTGTTGTGGTAACGAAAGATCACCCTCTTGCTAATAGACAAAATGTGACAATTGAAGAACTGGCTGAATATCCGATTGTAACCTATACGTTTGGCTTTACTGGACGTTCTGAGTTAGATGTTGCTTTTGATCGGGTTGGTTTGAAACCTAAAATCGTATTTACAGCAACAGACGCTGATGTGATTAAGACTTATGTGCGGTTAGGGCTGGGGGTTGGTGTGATTGCCAGTATGGCCATAGAACCCGTTCAGGACAGTGATTTAGTACGTATTGATATGCGTGATCAATTCGGTTACAGCACGACTAAGATAGGCTTTCGACGCAGTAGCTTCCTGCGCAGTTATATGTATGATTTTATTTGGCGTTTTGCACCACATTTGACGCGTGATGTTGTGGATAAAGCCATTGCGTTACGTTCCAATGAAGAAATCGAAGAAATGTTCAAAGATATTGAACTGCCAATAATATAA
- a CDS encoding LapA family protein, producing MKYFLILLLALVVFVISVTLGANNNQIVTFNYLIAKGHYSVSTLLAALFAVGFILGWGVCGVFYLRACISLRHVKRKIKRLETQVGQPSESAKKVVSTVALNKE from the coding sequence GTGAAATATTTTCTGATCTTATTACTGGCACTGGTTGTTTTTGTTATCTCAGTAACACTGGGAGCAAATAATAATCAGATAGTGACGTTCAATTATTTGATTGCTAAGGGTCATTACTCTGTATCCACATTGCTGGCTGCGTTGTTTGCTGTTGGCTTTATCCTCGGTTGGGGAGTTTGTGGGGTTTTTTACTTACGTGCCTGTATTTCTTTGCGACATGTGAAACGTAAAATCAAGCGACTGGAAACTCAAGTGGGGCAGCCATCTGAATCAGCCAAAAAAGTCGTATCTACCGTAGCCTTAAACAAGGAATAA
- the pyrF gene encoding orotidine-5'-phosphate decarboxylase → MTSHTVQTLDKQIDSPVIVALDYDNQDAALAFADKIDPQSCRLKVGKEMFTLYGPQFVQALHQRGFDVFLDLKFHDIPNTTARAVAAAAELGVWMVNVHASGGARMMTAAKEALLPYGKDAPLLIAVTVLTSMEQSDLLGTGIDMTPAQHAERLALLTKQCGLDGVVCSAHEAQQLKAVCGQAFQLVTPGIRPEGTEAGDQRRIMTPPQAVQAGVDYMVIGRPITRSENPALALQQINQSIGVIHG, encoded by the coding sequence ATGACCTCCCACACAGTTCAAACTTTAGATAAACAGATTGACTCGCCTGTTATTGTTGCATTGGATTATGATAATCAGGATGCCGCGCTGGCATTTGCCGACAAGATTGATCCACAATCCTGTCGTCTGAAAGTGGGCAAAGAGATGTTTACACTGTATGGACCACAATTTGTTCAGGCGCTGCATCAGCGTGGTTTTGATGTATTTTTGGATCTTAAATTTCACGACATCCCCAATACAACGGCAAGGGCAGTTGCTGCTGCGGCAGAACTTGGCGTGTGGATGGTTAATGTTCATGCAAGTGGTGGCGCAAGAATGATGACAGCCGCTAAAGAAGCGTTGCTGCCTTACGGTAAGGATGCGCCTTTGTTGATTGCGGTGACAGTGTTGACCAGTATGGAGCAATCTGATTTATTAGGTACAGGCATTGATATGACTCCAGCGCAACATGCGGAGCGTTTGGCATTATTGACAAAGCAGTGCGGTTTAGATGGCGTAGTTTGTTCAGCCCATGAAGCACAGCAATTGAAAGCTGTATGTGGACAAGCATTTCAGCTTGTTACCCCAGGTATTCGTCCTGAAGGTACAGAAGCGGGAGATCAGCGTCGGATCATGACACCTCCTCAGGCGGTACAGGCTGGGGTGGATTATATGGTGATCGGGCGTCCAATTACCCGATCAGAAAATCCAGCATTGGCGCTACAACAAATTAACCAATCTATCGGGGTCATTCATGGATAA
- the lapB gene encoding lipopolysaccharide assembly protein LapB → MLELLFLLLPIAAAYGWYMGRRSAQQDKQQSADRLSREYVDGVNFLLSNQQDKAVDLFLDMLKEDSSAFEAHLTLGNLFRSRGEVERAIRIHQSLMESASLTFEQRLLAIQQLGQDYMAAGVYDRAESMFVQLIDETDFRENAFNSLLTIYQSISDWNKAIDTAEKLVKLGKHHFREEIAHFYCELALQCMGDDDFTDAIGYLNKASQADKNCARASIMFGRIYMAQGEYLKATNALKRILDQDKQLVSESLPMLQECYQYLSQPDEWQVFVLRCVEENCGAIAELHMADILEKKEGREFAQNFINRQLEHHPTMRLFYRLMDYHMAEAEEGRAKESLILLRNMVGEQIRTKPDYRCHKCGFTSRSLYWHCPSCRSWDSVKPIRGLDGQ, encoded by the coding sequence ATGTTAGAGCTGTTGTTTCTGTTGCTTCCCATTGCTGCCGCCTATGGCTGGTATATGGGGCGCAGAAGTGCTCAACAAGATAAGCAACAATCGGCTGACCGCCTTTCGCGTGAGTATGTTGATGGTGTTAATTTTTTGCTTTCCAATCAGCAGGATAAGGCGGTAGATTTATTTCTTGATATGCTGAAAGAAGATAGTTCTGCATTTGAGGCTCATCTGACATTGGGAAATCTCTTCCGTTCCCGTGGCGAAGTGGAAAGAGCTATCCGTATTCACCAGTCTTTGATGGAAAGTGCTTCCCTGACATTTGAACAACGTTTGCTTGCGATCCAACAGCTTGGGCAAGATTATATGGCTGCCGGAGTCTATGATCGAGCAGAAAGTATGTTTGTTCAGTTAATTGACGAAACTGATTTCCGTGAAAATGCCTTCAACTCCTTGCTAACCATTTATCAGTCAATTAGTGACTGGAATAAAGCCATTGACACCGCTGAAAAACTCGTAAAATTGGGTAAACACCATTTTCGGGAAGAGATCGCTCATTTCTATTGTGAGCTGGCTTTGCAATGTATGGGCGATGATGATTTTACTGATGCGATTGGTTATTTGAATAAAGCGTCTCAGGCGGATAAAAACTGTGCTCGTGCCTCTATTATGTTTGGCCGTATTTACATGGCTCAAGGGGAATATCTTAAAGCAACCAATGCGTTGAAACGTATCCTCGATCAGGATAAACAACTGGTCAGTGAATCTTTGCCAATGTTGCAAGAGTGTTATCAATACCTGTCTCAACCAGACGAATGGCAAGTTTTTGTGCTGCGTTGTGTTGAAGAAAATTGTGGTGCGATCGCTGAGCTTCATATGGCCGATATTCTTGAGAAGAAAGAAGGGCGTGAATTTGCCCAAAACTTCATTAATCGTCAGTTGGAACACCATCCAACAATGAGATTATTTTACCGTCTGATGGATTACCACATGGCAGAAGCAGAAGAAGGGCGGGCTAAAGAGAGCCTGATTCTTTTGCGCAATATGGTAGGTGAGCAAATCCGTACAAAACCTGATTATCGATGCCATAAATGTGGCTTCACTTCCCGCTCGTTATATTGGCATTGTCCATCATGTCGTTCTTGGGACTCTGTTAAACCGATCCGAGGGCTGGATGGCCAGTGA
- the sohB gene encoding protease SohB, protein MEYLSLYGLFLAKVLTVVLSIVILAVVCIGSGIRKTMHKGELKLTNLGESYKERQRQMQQARMSETEQKIWQKAFKKQQKSDAKQKKAEVKTGQKGTQKPNLYVLDFKGSMDAREVESLREEISAILAVADKKDEVLLRLESPGGVVHGYGLAASQLVRLRQKGIRLTIAVDKVAASGGYMMACVADRIIAAPFAIIGSIGVVAQIPNIHRLLKKNDIDVELHTAGEYKRTLTVLGENTEQGRKKFQEDLNETHKLFKSFIHQYRPSLDMENVATGEYWYGTQAKENGLIDDVGVSDDFLIEKIEHCEVFSVNYYRRKRAIDRLMGSAMENVDKLFMRWWQRGEKPLL, encoded by the coding sequence GTGGAATATTTGTCTCTATACGGACTGTTTTTAGCCAAAGTGCTCACGGTGGTCTTATCAATCGTCATCTTGGCGGTTGTTTGTATCGGATCTGGTATACGTAAAACAATGCACAAAGGGGAATTGAAGCTGACTAATCTTGGTGAGTCATATAAGGAAAGACAGCGCCAGATGCAGCAGGCTCGAATGAGTGAAACAGAACAAAAAATTTGGCAAAAAGCATTTAAAAAACAGCAAAAAAGTGACGCTAAACAGAAAAAAGCAGAAGTCAAAACTGGCCAAAAAGGTACACAGAAGCCAAATCTTTATGTTTTGGACTTTAAAGGCAGTATGGATGCCAGAGAAGTGGAGTCACTCCGCGAAGAGATCAGTGCAATACTGGCCGTGGCCGATAAAAAAGATGAAGTTTTGCTGCGTCTGGAAAGTCCTGGTGGTGTAGTTCATGGATATGGACTGGCGGCCTCTCAATTGGTTCGTTTGCGGCAAAAAGGAATACGCCTGACAATCGCCGTGGATAAAGTAGCTGCCAGTGGTGGATACATGATGGCTTGTGTGGCTGATCGTATTATTGCCGCACCGTTTGCAATTATTGGTTCCATTGGTGTTGTGGCTCAAATACCAAATATTCATAGATTATTGAAGAAAAATGATATTGATGTTGAATTGCATACCGCTGGTGAATATAAACGTACCCTAACTGTTCTGGGAGAAAATACTGAACAGGGGCGTAAGAAATTTCAGGAAGATTTGAACGAAACACATAAGTTATTCAAATCATTTATCCATCAATATCGTCCATCTTTGGATATGGAAAACGTAGCGACTGGTGAATATTGGTACGGTACACAAGCAAAAGAGAATGGGTTGATTGATGATGTGGGTGTCAGTGATGATTTCCTGATTGAAAAAATTGAACATTGTGAAGTGTTCAGCGTCAATTATTATCGCCGTAAACGTGCCATAGACCGTTTGATGGGGAGTGCGATGGAGAACGTTGACAAATTGTTTATGCGTTGGTGGCAAAGGGGAGAAAAACCTTTGTTGTAA